In the genome of Amaranthus tricolor cultivar Red isolate AtriRed21 chromosome 15, ASM2621246v1, whole genome shotgun sequence, one region contains:
- the LOC130801069 gene encoding uncharacterized protein LOC130801069, with translation MVGWDESRFFLTVVCDLRQFIHCIVKVLDSGKTCWITFVYGLNIIPNRWPLWQELMQLGGNFKGPWLIMKDFNAVYDASHWGHGSFHGITKVWILMGELLGLIIVSLMRIELIRISMSGAGGRPFRYFKYLSDHPHFLSLIQQAWSSKCEGYGLEGVWHKLKAVKRNLKSLHLVHFQKVQKKINYWRFELDQVQFAPQHTPFSMALHNQEIHASDMLRKWLHIEEGGLSQKAQIAWLHEGDSNTHFFYSFFKERCKKNRIDALLDDFGDLAMRTGPRLTMSQAQALIKSISKADIDDAPGILMSPRVLDGAMYSPINITSITLVPKISNASKPKDFRPNSCCFVLYKIISKILTAKLQKVVAHLVDPAQLGFIPSRQICDNIFLATDLIRGYNWANASPRFMLKVDMGKAYDSVEWSFLKCVMQEMSFPS, from the exons ATGGTGGGTTGGGATGAGTCTAGGTTTTTTCTGACTGTTGTGTGTGATCTTAGACAGTTTATTCATTGTATAGTGAAGGTGCTTGATAGTGGGAAGACCTGTTGGATTACCTTTGTTTATGGGTTGAACATCATTCCTAACAGGTGGCCTTTATGGCAGGAGTTAATGCAGTTAGGGGGTAATTTTAAGGGTCCTTGGCTTATTATGAAGGATTTTAATGCTGTGTATGATGCTTCTCATTGGGGACATGGTAG TTTTCATGGAATAACAAAGGTGTGGATTCTGATGGGAGAGCTTCTAGGATTGATCATTGTTTCATTAATGAGGATTGAATTAATCAGGATTTCA ATGTCTGGTGCAGGTGGTAGGCCTTTTAGGTACTTCAAATATTTGTCTGATCATCCTCATTTCTTATCTTTGATTCAGCAAGCTTGGAGTTCTAAATGTGAAGGCTATGGGCTTGAGGGGGTTTGGCATAAACTGAAGGCTGTGAAGAGGAATTTGAAGTCTCTTCATCTGGTTCATTTTCAGAAAGTTCAGAAGAAGATCAATTATTGGAGGTTTGAGTTGGATCAAGTTCAGTTTGCTCCTCAGCATACTCCTTTCTCTATGGCTCTTCATAATCAGGAGATTCATGCTAGTGATATGTTGAGGAAGTGGCTTCATATTGAGGAAGGTGGCTTGAGCCAGAAGGCTCAGATTGCATGGCTTCATGAGGGGGACTCCAACACTCACttcttttatagtttttttaaagaaagatgcaagaaaaatagaattgaTGCGTTACTTGATGATTTTGGGGATTTA GCTATGCGTACAGGCCCTCGGCTTACTATGTCTCAAGCCCAAGCTCTTATTAAATCCATTAGCAAGGCTGATATTGATGATGCTCCAGGGATATTGATGAGTCCAAGAGTCCTG GATGGTGCCATGTATTCTCCTATAAACATTACTTCTATCACTCTTGTTCCGAAGATTTCTAATGCCTCAAAGCCAAAGGACTTTCGGCCAAACTCTTGTTGCTTTGTGCTTTACAAAATTATTTCTAAGATTCTTACGGCTAAACTCCAGAAAGTTGTTGCTCATCTTGTTGATCCTGCTCAGTTAGGCTTTATTCCCAGTAGGCAAATATGTGACAACATTTTTCTTGCTACTGATCTTATTCGAGGTTATAATTGGGCTAATGCTAGTCCTCGTTTTATGCTTAAAGTAGATATGGGGAAGGCGTATGATTCTGTTGAGTGGTCATTTCTTAAGTGTGTTATGCAGGAGATGAGTTTTCCTTCTTAG